One Bacteroidales bacterium DNA window includes the following coding sequences:
- a CDS encoding ORF6N domain-containing protein, which produces MQLKTIQNKIYELRGQKVMLDFDLAELYEVETRILNQAVKRNINRFPKRFMFQLNKKEWETMLSQIVMTYPKKRPKIALPYAFTEHGVTMLASVLRSEKAIQMNIAIVDAFISLKEFALNYKDIADKLKELESKYDKNFKDVYEAINYLLQKDKNGIKQKERKQIGFNKNKS; this is translated from the coding sequence ATGCAATTAAAAACAATTCAAAACAAAATATACGAATTGAGAGGACAAAAAGTTATGTTAGATTTTGACCTTGCAGAATTATATGAAGTTGAAACAAGGATTTTAAATCAGGCTGTTAAACGAAATATTAACAGATTTCCAAAAAGGTTTATGTTTCAGTTGAATAAGAAAGAGTGGGAAACCATGTTATCACAAATTGTGATGACATATCCCAAAAAAAGACCAAAAATAGCCTTACCTTATGCATTTACAGAACACGGGGTTACTATGTTAGCAAGTGTTTTGCGTAGCGAAAAAGCAATACAAATGAATATTGCAATTGTTGATGCATTTATTTCTCTCAAAGAATTTGCGTTAAATTATAAAGATATTGCAGACAAACTAAAAGAACTTGAAAGTAAATACGATAAAAATTTTAAAGATGTTTACGAAGCTATAAATTATTTATTACAAAAAGACAAGAATGGAATAAAACAAAAGGAACGAAAACAAATTGGATTTAATAAAAATAAATCATAA
- the purD gene encoding phosphoribosylamine--glycine ligase translates to MKTAIIGSGGREHALARKFAQTLTWDNVFTLPGNGGIPNSHMVNVNDFEELERFCMYNSVEMIFVGPEQPLAAGIVDYFKEKDIKVFGPDKHSAKLEASKIFAKQFMQKYNIATAGFEIFNNLNAAKYTIANKLGDLVIKFDGLAAGKGVFVCSTSDEANDALHELETAYGKELDFIIEDKISGDEISIIGFTDGKSIKLLQASQDHKQLLDGDKGPNTGGMGAYSPISGISDELMQKIQDKIVNPTLKGIQAEQMDYKGVIYFGIMVKDAEPYLLEYNVRFGDPETEVLLPALKNDLYEIVTACLSGELNKIEFEFENAYFADIVLASGGYPKSYDKGFEIKGLDDVSKDTLIFHAGTKKEDGKIFTNGGRVLNIVCKGKTLNEALENAYNEVNKISFKNMYFRKDIGKRVNKYFK, encoded by the coding sequence ATGAAAACAGCAATAATTGGCTCCGGCGGCAGAGAACACGCATTAGCCCGGAAATTTGCCCAAACTCTGACATGGGACAATGTGTTTACACTTCCGGGTAACGGCGGTATTCCGAACAGTCATATGGTGAATGTGAATGATTTTGAGGAACTTGAGCGGTTTTGTATGTACAATTCTGTTGAAATGATTTTTGTCGGTCCCGAGCAGCCGTTGGCAGCCGGTATTGTGGATTATTTTAAGGAAAAAGATATTAAAGTCTTCGGACCGGATAAACATTCAGCAAAGCTTGAAGCATCAAAGATATTTGCAAAGCAATTTATGCAAAAATACAATATTGCAACTGCCGGTTTCGAGATTTTCAATAATCTGAATGCTGCTAAATATACAATCGCAAATAAACTTGGTGATTTAGTTATTAAATTTGACGGTTTGGCAGCCGGAAAAGGTGTTTTTGTTTGTTCAACCTCGGATGAAGCAAATGATGCTTTGCATGAATTAGAAACAGCTTACGGTAAAGAGCTTGATTTTATTATTGAAGATAAAATTTCCGGAGACGAGATATCCATTATCGGTTTTACTGACGGTAAGAGCATAAAACTGTTGCAAGCCTCACAAGACCACAAACAATTGTTAGACGGTGATAAGGGCCCGAATACCGGCGGAATGGGAGCATACAGTCCGATAAGCGGTATCAGTGATGAATTAATGCAAAAGATACAAGATAAAATTGTTAATCCTACTTTGAAAGGTATTCAAGCAGAGCAAATGGATTACAAAGGAGTTATCTACTTTGGTATTATGGTGAAAGATGCCGAGCCTTATCTGCTTGAATATAATGTTCGCTTCGGCGACCCGGAAACAGAAGTGTTATTACCGGCTTTAAAAAATGATTTGTACGAAATTGTAACCGCTTGTTTATCAGGAGAATTAAACAAGATTGAGTTTGAATTTGAAAACGCTTATTTTGCAGATATTGTTTTAGCATCGGGAGGTTACCCGAAATCTTATGATAAAGGGTTTGAGATTAAGGGCTTGGATGATGTTTCAAAAGACACACTGATTTTCCATGCCGGAACTAAAAAAGAAGACGGAAAAATTTTCACAAACGGCGGACGAGTTTTGAACATTGTATGCAAAGGTAAAACTTTAAATGAAGCATTGGAAAATGCTTATAATGAAGTAAATAAAATCAGTTTTAAAAACATGTATTTCAGAAAAGATATTGGGAAAAGAGTTAATAAATATTTTAAATAG
- the purH gene encoding bifunctional phosphoribosylaminoimidazolecarboxamide formyltransferase/IMP cyclohydrolase has translation MQIKKALISVSDKTGIVKLAKKLKEYNVEIISTGGTKKTLQDAGIKVTDISDVTKNPEAFGGRMKTISFNIESALLYDREKDADEAKKLNIEPIDLVVCNLYPFEQVLLQRKGFKTLIENIDIGGPTMIRAAAKNFKYVNVITQVADYEGFIDELDENAGATTYEYRKELMCKAFNHTADYDAMIAQAMDAQIDKISFRLNFKKGKTLRYGENSHQKAYFFKMKEAENTYHDMNILHGKELSFNNILDISGAVNSVKDLKRTACSVVKHSNPCGLAEGENQRKVLEDAWQGDPISAFGSIIAFNTILSKQTVEFFELTNIDKSKRKFIEVIIAPKIEKNALKYLQNHKNLRVIEYDANKLPEYKDLRFINGTLLSQDHDNKLYEKLENVTKTEFDTEKNKSIIEFGLNAIKNIKSNAITIVREKDGNFHLMGMGAGQPNRLISTELALSKAKDFIKQDFKGKEEDFAAFYKEEIKDAFLISDAFFPFADNVELAAEQGIKNIIQPGGSIRDKSVIETCNRLGVSMVFTGIRHFKH, from the coding sequence ATGCAAATAAAAAAAGCCCTAATCAGCGTATCCGACAAAACCGGAATTGTTAAACTTGCAAAAAAGTTAAAAGAATATAATGTCGAAATTATCTCAACCGGAGGAACAAAAAAAACTTTGCAAGATGCAGGAATTAAAGTAACTGATATTTCAGATGTTACAAAAAATCCGGAAGCATTCGGCGGCAGAATGAAAACTATTTCTTTTAATATTGAAAGTGCATTATTATACGATAGAGAAAAAGATGCCGATGAAGCAAAAAAATTGAATATTGAACCGATTGATTTGGTTGTCTGTAATTTGTATCCGTTTGAGCAAGTATTATTGCAAAGAAAAGGTTTCAAAACCTTAATCGAAAATATCGACATAGGCGGGCCTACAATGATACGTGCAGCAGCAAAGAATTTTAAGTATGTCAATGTTATAACGCAAGTTGCAGATTATGAGGGTTTTATCGATGAGTTAGATGAGAATGCCGGAGCAACAACCTACGAATATCGTAAAGAACTAATGTGCAAAGCATTCAACCACACTGCTGATTATGATGCAATGATAGCACAAGCAATGGATGCCCAAATTGATAAAATTTCTTTCAGATTAAACTTTAAAAAAGGTAAAACATTACGTTACGGCGAAAATTCACATCAAAAAGCATATTTTTTCAAAATGAAAGAAGCTGAAAACACATATCATGATATGAATATTTTGCACGGTAAAGAATTGTCTTTCAATAATATATTAGATATTTCAGGAGCTGTAAATTCTGTAAAAGATTTAAAAAGAACAGCCTGTTCAGTGGTAAAACATTCAAACCCGTGCGGATTGGCAGAAGGAGAAAATCAAAGAAAAGTTTTGGAAGATGCTTGGCAAGGCGACCCGATTTCTGCATTCGGCTCAATTATAGCCTTTAATACGATATTATCTAAACAAACAGTTGAGTTCTTCGAATTAACCAATATTGATAAATCAAAACGAAAATTTATTGAAGTCATTATAGCACCAAAAATTGAAAAAAATGCTTTAAAGTATTTGCAAAACCATAAAAACCTGCGTGTTATAGAATATGATGCAAATAAACTTCCCGAATATAAAGATTTACGATTTATTAACGGAACTTTGTTAAGTCAAGACCATGATAATAAGCTATATGAAAAATTAGAAAATGTAACAAAAACAGAGTTTGATACTGAAAAAAACAAATCAATTATTGAATTCGGCTTAAATGCAATTAAGAATATCAAATCAAATGCTATCACAATTGTAAGAGAAAAAGACGGCAATTTTCATTTAATGGGAATGGGAGCAGGTCAGCCTAACAGACTAATCTCAACTGAATTAGCACTGTCAAAAGCAAAAGATTTTATCAAGCAAGATTTCAAAGGAAAAGAAGAGGATTTTGCAGCATTTTATAAAGAAGAAATAAAAGATGCGTTTTTAATTTCAGATGCCTTTTTTCCTTTTGCAGATAATGTTGAATTGGCAGCAGAACAAGGAATTAAAAACATCATTCAACCCGGTGGTTCAATCAGAGATAAATCTGTAATTGAGACTTGTAATAGGTTGGGAGTGAGCATGGTGTTTACCGGTATTCGACATTTTAAACATTAA
- a CDS encoding DUF3843 family protein produces the protein MKYRKFIITQKWFIDKKPYKQADAYDKYWLNLTKNAFEILEPHKKKYFKDEFGNEDIAEIAYAITSYFEDFISNIGIWKALRKKHIELYGTPVPFLVRNQENYNYEYINKEDIKFLLWRFLNIYSEYLEPYRLTDKYLDVLTDDLYNLFDKEYETAYETDYYNDFFKVSKQDDYFKIRDKIFWLSHSYLFDKITNTYILSKTDNIEINEEADLFEYQIYSITASEDSVYKQTTEFSALTVFDIFTELVKADDECKERLKEITIKHSGYFIFMSEDDKYLNFENYATKKEYKVLKDSMNEKMKTPDVGTMIIGGFILWNNDWWLSGIFVSLPDKTTLTDEEKSNFQKELYVYDKEYKEKMNEMPEIQGKDFQIFFKSKEIIYYNSGEKLEKDYNDFIQFTRKQRTSKSKEARKFAKKHKFNKVKLPVEFVKSDDICIFFEKNTGLAIIQEVKYFLSILDNINNNIVSDVQFACDYFANDTISYQFFSLLSKSYDLTVLGEVFHIPDFNIKQDLKALGRLYKFNDFKANIPTVTLSEDGKILPLDD, from the coding sequence ATGAAATACAGAAAATTTATAATTACTCAAAAATGGTTTATTGATAAAAAACCATATAAACAAGCCGATGCATACGATAAATACTGGCTAAATTTAACAAAGAATGCTTTTGAAATATTAGAACCTCATAAAAAAAAGTATTTTAAAGATGAATTCGGTAATGAAGATATTGCTGAAATTGCTTATGCAATAACTTCCTATTTTGAAGACTTTATAAGTAATATTGGAATTTGGAAAGCTTTAAGAAAAAAACATATAGAATTATACGGAACACCTGTTCCTTTTCTTGTAAGAAATCAAGAAAACTACAATTATGAATATATCAACAAAGAAGACATAAAATTTCTTCTTTGGAGGTTTTTAAATATATATTCTGAATATTTAGAGCCATATAGATTAACGGATAAATATTTAGATGTATTGACAGATGATTTGTATAATTTATTTGATAAGGAATACGAAACAGCTTATGAGACAGATTATTATAATGATTTCTTTAAAGTATCCAAACAAGATGATTATTTTAAAATAAGAGACAAAATATTTTGGTTATCACATTCTTACCTGTTTGATAAAATAACAAATACATATATATTATCAAAAACAGATAATATTGAAATTAATGAGGAAGCTGACTTATTTGAATATCAGATTTATTCAATAACAGCATCAGAAGATTCTGTATATAAGCAAACAACAGAGTTTTCAGCATTGACAGTTTTTGATATTTTTACAGAACTTGTAAAGGCAGATGATGAATGTAAGGAAAGATTAAAAGAAATTACCATAAAACATTCAGGTTATTTTATATTTATGTCAGAAGATGACAAATATTTGAATTTTGAAAACTATGCAACTAAAAAAGAATATAAAGTATTAAAAGACAGTATGAATGAAAAAATGAAAACACCTGATGTCGGTACAATGATAATAGGCGGATTTATTTTATGGAATAACGACTGGTGGCTTTCAGGAATTTTTGTTTCATTGCCGGATAAAACTACTTTAACAGACGAGGAAAAATCCAATTTTCAAAAAGAATTATATGTGTATGATAAAGAATACAAAGAAAAAATGAATGAAATGCCTGAAATACAAGGAAAAGATTTTCAAATATTTTTCAAAAGCAAGGAAATTATTTATTATAATTCAGGAGAAAAATTGGAAAAAGATTACAATGATTTTATTCAATTTACACGTAAACAAAGAACATCAAAAAGTAAAGAAGCAAGAAAATTTGCAAAAAAACATAAATTTAACAAAGTTAAATTACCTGTTGAATTTGTAAAATCAGATGATATATGTATTTTTTTCGAGAAGAATACCGGATTAGCTATTATTCAAGAAGTTAAATATTTTTTAAGTATTTTAGATAATATAAATAATAACATAGTTTCGGATGTACAATTTGCTTGTGATTATTTTGCAAACGATACAATATCTTATCAATTCTTTTCTTTGCTTTCAAAAAGTTATGATTTAACTGTTCTCGGAGAAGTTTTTCATATACCCGATTTTAATATAAAGCAAGATTTAAAAGCTCTCGGCAGATTATATAAATTCAATGATTTCAAAGCAAATATTCCGACGGTTACATTATCAGAAGACGGCAAAATATTACCTCTTGATGATTGA
- the tnpA gene encoding IS200/IS605 family transposase encodes MKIEYYNLYTHFVFTTLHREPVIPEKNRERIEKFITGVVKNYNCRLYAIYANPEHVHFLVSRSPNISEEYLAEIIAESSEKFINTNKLVKGSFSWQETASAFSVSKKDVDKVCKYILNQKEHHRKVTFKEEYDKFIEFYEKTLQMPK; translated from the coding sequence ATGAAAATAGAATATTACAACCTATATACACATTTTGTTTTCACAACATTACACAGAGAACCTGTAATACCTGAAAAGAATAGAGAACGAATTGAGAAATTCATTACAGGAGTTGTTAAGAACTACAATTGCAGATTATATGCAATTTATGCAAATCCTGAACATGTTCATTTTCTTGTTTCACGTTCACCAAATATATCAGAAGAATATTTAGCCGAAATTATTGCAGAGAGTTCTGAAAAGTTCATAAATACAAATAAGTTGGTAAAAGGAAGCTTTTCTTGGCAAGAAACAGCTTCTGCATTTTCTGTTTCGAAAAAAGATGTTGATAAGGTTTGTAAATATATTCTGAATCAAAAAGAACATCACAGAAAAGTTACATTTAAAGAAGAATATGATAAATTTATAGAGTTTTATGAGAAAACGTTGCAAATGCCTAAATAA
- a CDS encoding phosphoribosylformylglycinamidine synthase subunit PurQ — protein sequence MVKSLILTGFGINCEIEMGAAYKNAGAEVTIIHFNELMNGSYNLHDFDILNFPGGFSFGDDIASGKVMSNKVKYKKMQNGNAFIEEINKFIKEGKYIMGVCNGFQILVQLGLLPNLKNDFEPETALVQNNSNKYEDRWVYCKVNPEVKTPFLKGIDLLPVPVRHGEGKLVIKDDATRKQILDNDLIALSYSDKDGTITDKYPKNPNGSEFNAAGLTDPTGQIFGLMPHPEAYLSFYNNPSWPKLKREGKEIERENTGQVIFDNIVKHIERK from the coding sequence ATGGTAAAATCACTAATATTAACAGGTTTCGGAATAAACTGCGAAATAGAAATGGGAGCAGCATATAAAAATGCCGGAGCAGAAGTTACAATCATACATTTCAACGAATTAATGAACGGCTCATATAATTTGCATGATTTTGATATACTGAATTTTCCCGGCGGATTTTCTTTCGGTGATGATATTGCTTCCGGAAAAGTGATGTCGAACAAAGTGAAATACAAGAAGATGCAAAACGGAAACGCTTTTATTGAAGAAATTAACAAATTCATAAAAGAAGGAAAATATATCATGGGAGTTTGCAACGGCTTTCAAATATTAGTTCAATTAGGTTTATTGCCGAATTTAAAAAATGATTTTGAGCCTGAAACCGCATTAGTTCAAAACAATTCAAACAAGTATGAAGACAGGTGGGTTTATTGCAAAGTTAATCCGGAAGTAAAAACACCGTTTTTGAAAGGGATTGATTTATTGCCTGTTCCTGTTCGGCACGGTGAAGGAAAATTAGTTATTAAAGACGATGCAACAAGGAAGCAAATTCTTGATAATGATTTAATTGCATTAAGTTATTCCGATAAAGACGGAACTATAACAGACAAATACCCGAAAAATCCAAATGGTTCAGAATTTAATGCAGCCGGACTGACAGACCCGACAGGGCAAATATTTGGTTTAATGCCGCATCCGGAAGCATATTTAAGTTTCTACAACAATCCTTCTTGGCCAAAATTAAAAAGAGAAGGAAAAGAAATTGAAAGAGAAAATACGGGGCAGGTGATTTTTGATAATATTGTTAAGCATATTGAAAGAAAATAG
- the purF gene encoding amidophosphoribosyltransferase: MCGIVGFIGEEKIVYDIMSGLLTLQHRGQDSAGIVTFKDIFHTKKGLGLVNEVFNEKHVDRLCGNIGLGHVRYTTHGTGDIQNAQPITTNYPFGISMVHNGNVTNFKKMNKALYNDYHVLPTSSNDLEILLYTFAAELKSKDLKKIKVEDIFDAVKLTQEKIEGAYAVISVIANYGLLGFMDPNGIRPMILGKKVTKKGVVYGLASESITFDHLGYEIVRNLMPGEIIFIDNNHKVHSTIGYAKKQHFCVFEYIYFAREDSVFYKKNVAGRRVRMGEYIAKQIKEAGLTPDVVIDVPASGYFSASGLAEALEIPYHRGLVKSNYIGRSFIAPKQSERENIVKQKLNPIKKAINGKKIVVVDDSIVRGTTSKRIVQILKNAGAKEVYFVSAAPPVINPCVYGIDMSAKTELIAANLNIEETCSFIGADALFYFKPENLKDIFGDLTICDACFTGEYPAGNVEEMLEDIENEKKQMRLSFH, encoded by the coding sequence ATGTGCGGAATAGTAGGTTTCATAGGTGAAGAAAAAATAGTTTACGATATTATGTCAGGTTTATTGACCTTGCAACACAGAGGGCAAGACTCTGCCGGTATCGTAACATTTAAAGATATTTTTCATACCAAAAAAGGTCTCGGATTAGTCAATGAAGTTTTTAATGAAAAACATGTTGACCGTCTGTGCGGAAATATCGGTCTCGGGCATGTGCGTTATACAACACACGGTACTGGTGATATTCAAAATGCACAACCTATTACAACGAATTATCCTTTCGGAATTTCAATGGTGCATAACGGCAATGTTACCAATTTCAAAAAAATGAATAAGGCTTTGTATAATGATTATCATGTATTGCCGACTTCATCCAATGATTTGGAAATTTTGCTTTATACATTTGCCGCAGAATTAAAGAGTAAAGATTTAAAAAAAATAAAAGTTGAAGATATTTTTGATGCTGTAAAATTAACCCAAGAAAAAATTGAAGGAGCTTATGCAGTTATCTCTGTTATAGCAAATTACGGGTTGCTTGGTTTTATGGACCCTAACGGAATAAGACCTATGATACTCGGTAAAAAAGTTACAAAAAAAGGTGTTGTATATGGTCTCGCATCCGAAAGTATAACATTTGACCATCTCGGTTATGAAATTGTCAGAAATTTAATGCCGGGAGAAATTATTTTTATAGATAATAATCATAAAGTACATTCTACAATAGGTTATGCAAAGAAACAACATTTTTGCGTGTTTGAATACATTTATTTTGCAAGAGAAGATTCTGTTTTTTACAAAAAGAATGTTGCAGGAAGACGTGTCAGGATGGGAGAATATATTGCAAAGCAAATCAAAGAAGCCGGATTAACACCTGATGTTGTTATTGATGTTCCCGCTTCCGGATATTTTTCGGCATCAGGTTTAGCAGAAGCATTGGAAATTCCGTATCACAGAGGTTTGGTTAAAAGCAATTATATAGGCAGAAGTTTTATTGCTCCCAAGCAAAGCGAAAGAGAAAATATTGTAAAACAGAAACTTAACCCGATTAAAAAGGCAATTAACGGAAAGAAAATCGTTGTTGTTGACGACTCCATTGTCAGAGGAACAACTTCAAAACGAATTGTTCAAATTTTGAAAAATGCAGGAGCAAAAGAAGTTTATTTTGTATCGGCAGCACCGCCGGTAATTAACCCCTGTGTGTATGGTATTGATATGTCTGCAAAAACAGAATTAATTGCTGCAAATTTGAATATAGAAGAAACCTGCTCATTTATTGGTGCTGATGCTCTGTTTTATTTCAAACCGGAAAATTTGAAAGATATTTTCGGTGATTTAACTATATGTGATGCATGTTTTACAGGCGAATATCCGGCAGGTAATGTTGAAGAAATGCTCGAAGACATTGAAAATGAAAAAAAACAGATGAGATTATCGTTTCATTAA
- the purN gene encoding phosphoribosylglycinamide formyltransferase, with translation MTKIIIFISGRGSNMEAILKEIQNGILTGIAETVLVFSDKKDAIGLQTAKTYGIKTASISAKGKNRKAFDNEVIDLLENYNFDYIVLAGYMRILSENFVKTYKNKIINIHPADTNLHQGLHAYDWAFENKMQKTKITVHYVNEGVDTGKIIAQKEVDLKGANTLEEVEKRGLAVEHSFYSETLRNIFQKTFQHPQDLKTSGR, from the coding sequence ATGACAAAAATAATTATCTTCATATCCGGCAGAGGTTCTAATATGGAAGCCATTCTGAAAGAAATCCAAAACGGTATTCTTACCGGAATTGCTGAAACGGTTTTAGTATTTTCTGATAAAAAAGATGCAATAGGTTTGCAAACAGCAAAAACTTACGGCATTAAAACAGCATCAATTTCTGCAAAAGGTAAGAATAGGAAAGCGTTTGATAATGAGGTGATTGATTTGTTAGAAAATTATAATTTTGATTACATTGTTCTTGCCGGTTATATGAGAATTTTATCCGAAAACTTTGTAAAAACATATAAAAATAAAATCATCAATATACATCCGGCTGATACGAATTTGCATCAAGGATTACATGCTTACGATTGGGCTTTTGAAAATAAGATGCAAAAAACAAAAATTACAGTTCACTATGTGAATGAAGGCGTTGACACCGGAAAGATAATAGCTCAAAAAGAAGTTGATTTAAAAGGAGCAAATACATTAGAAGAAGTTGAAAAAAGAGGATTAGCAGTTGAGCATAGCTTTTATTCAGAAACTTTAAGGAATATTTTTCAAAAGACTTTTCAACATCCGCAGGATTTGAAAACGTCAGGCAGATAA
- a CDS encoding septum formation initiator family protein, which produces MKDNLKHMWLFIVKYKYIITIVFFVGWIIFMDQTSLIYKSELNKEIDFLKKRKKYYEDKIEKNEKYFKDLQTNPKTKERLAREEYYMSKDNEDVFIIVDKTKK; this is translated from the coding sequence ATGAAAGATAATCTGAAACATATGTGGTTATTTATTGTAAAGTATAAATATATTATTACAATTGTCTTTTTTGTAGGTTGGATAATATTTATGGACCAAACAAGCCTGATTTATAAATCAGAACTTAATAAAGAAATTGATTTCTTGAAAAAAAGAAAGAAATATTATGAAGATAAGATTGAAAAGAATGAAAAATATTTCAAAGATCTTCAGACAAACCCGAAAACTAAAGAAAGGTTGGCAAGGGAAGAATATTATATGAGCAAAGACAATGAAGATGTGTTTATCATTGTTGATAAAACAAAAAAATAG
- the purC gene encoding phosphoribosylaminoimidazolesuccinocarboxamide synthase, whose translation MQKTLEKFESPQLKKLHAGKVRDSIRINEKRRMIVVTDRISAFNKNLENSAIPSKGGVLNSLTNFWFKKTENITGNHLIEQIDDNISLVKEAEPIRVEMIVRAYLTGSMWRGYKAGSRIFSGVEVEDGLTMNQKFPKPILTPTTKDEFDSEITEKEIIKSGLVDEKTYQKMKDISLKLFDYGSDYLSEKGIILVDTKYEFGFYEGELILIDEIHTPDSSRFWKTEDYNKSPENVVQADKEFVRQWMLKNKIKGKTPDVLPKKVIEETSKRYKDIYKDITGEDLPQSNIDVTSRVYHNLVNKGFIKAGYVAMIMGSKSDLKHAEKIKSHLEKFDIDIEMRIISAHKNGERLVQVAEQFNHSIEPIAVIAIAGRSNGLGGALAANLNIPVINCPPFTGKDDIMLNINSSLIMPSNTPAVTVVHPDNAALAAIRALNIPQFKQQMAKDIHDMKEGLIKDDGEIRN comes from the coding sequence ATGCAAAAAACATTAGAAAAATTTGAAAGCCCGCAATTAAAGAAACTTCATGCCGGCAAAGTGAGAGACAGCATACGTATTAATGAAAAAAGACGAATGATTGTTGTAACAGACAGAATTTCTGCTTTTAACAAGAATCTTGAGAACAGTGCCATTCCTTCAAAAGGCGGCGTTCTTAACAGTTTAACAAACTTTTGGTTCAAGAAGACAGAAAATATCACCGGCAATCATTTAATTGAACAGATTGATGATAACATAAGTTTAGTAAAGGAAGCCGAACCTATCAGGGTAGAGATGATTGTGAGAGCATATCTTACAGGTTCTATGTGGCGAGGATATAAAGCAGGAAGCAGAATTTTCAGCGGTGTTGAAGTTGAAGACGGTTTAACAATGAATCAAAAGTTTCCGAAACCGATTTTAACACCAACAACTAAAGATGAATTTGATTCTGAAATTACGGAAAAAGAGATTATTAAATCCGGATTAGTCGATGAAAAGACCTATCAAAAGATGAAAGATATATCATTGAAGTTGTTTGATTACGGTTCTGATTATTTGTCTGAAAAAGGTATTATTTTGGTCGATACTAAATATGAATTCGGTTTTTATGAAGGTGAACTGATATTGATTGATGAAATTCACACACCTGACTCTTCAAGATTTTGGAAAACAGAGGATTATAATAAATCACCTGAAAATGTAGTTCAAGCAGATAAGGAGTTTGTAAGACAATGGATGTTGAAAAACAAAATTAAAGGGAAAACGCCGGATGTATTACCGAAAAAAGTTATTGAAGAAACCTCAAAAAGATACAAAGACATTTATAAAGATATAACAGGTGAAGATTTGCCACAGTCAAATATAGATGTAACAAGCAGAGTGTATCATAATTTAGTAAACAAAGGTTTTATAAAAGCCGGATATGTAGCAATGATAATGGGCTCAAAATCAGACCTTAAACATGCAGAAAAAATAAAATCTCATTTAGAAAAATTTGATATTGATATTGAGATGCGAATAATTTCCGCACATAAAAACGGAGAACGATTGGTACAAGTTGCAGAGCAATTTAATCATAGTATTGAGCCGATTGCAGTAATAGCAATAGCCGGACGTTCCAACGGACTTGGCGGAGCATTAGCAGCAAACTTAAATATTCCCGTAATTAACTGTCCGCCTTTTACCGGAAAAGATGACATAATGTTGAATATCAACTCATCATTAATAATGCCCTCAAACACACCGGCAGTAACCGTTGTACATCCTGATAATGCAGCATTAGCGGCAATCAGAGCATTAAATATTCCGCAATTCAAACAACAAATGGCAAAAGATATTCATGATATGAAAGAAGGCTTGATTAAGGATGACGGGGAGATTAGGAATTAA
- a CDS encoding DUF559 domain-containing protein yields the protein MKHIPYNKKLIDFSRKLRNNSTLSEVLLWKHLRAGQMKEYKFNRQKPLLNYIVDFYCKPLNLIIEIDGESHNHKYEADIERQKNLEEYGLHFLRFDDKEVKQDIPNVLRTIEIWIEKQENNPPNPL from the coding sequence ATGAAACACATTCCATACAACAAAAAATTAATAGACTTCTCACGAAAATTGAGAAATAATTCTACATTATCAGAAGTTTTGTTGTGGAAACATCTCCGTGCCGGACAAATGAAAGAATATAAATTCAACAGACAAAAACCTTTACTAAACTATATCGTTGACTTTTATTGTAAACCTTTAAATCTAATTATTGAAATTGACGGCGAAAGTCATAATCATAAATATGAAGCAGATATAGAAAGGCAAAAGAATTTAGAAGAATACGGATTGCATTTTTTAAGATTTGATGATAAAGAAGTTAAGCAAGATATACCGAATGTTTTGAGAACTATTGAGATTTGGATTGAAAAACAGGAAAATAATCCCCCTAACCCCCTTTAA